The window AAAATAATTCTATAGAATTATTCAAGAAATCTTTTAAAATAATGGCTGGCAGCTTATCCAAGTATTCACGCTTTAAAAGTACCATGGACAACGACTTTCGTCCCTTCGGAAATGTTTTTATAGATCCATTTGGCATCAGGAATTGATAAGCGTATGCAGCCATGAGAACCCGGCTTCTTACCAAGTTCCTTTGCTTGAGAAACTACATACTTACCATTCTTATCGGTTGGAACCGTATGAAATAAGTAAACACCATTGTCTTTCCAAGATACCCAGTAGTGAGCACCCTCCTTGGATGCCACGTTATAAAAAAATGTGCCTCGTTCCTTTTGGATTTTATACGTACCGGTTGGCGTCGAATTATCAATACCGGTCGAACAATACATTTCATACAGAATTCTACTGCCGCTTTTTATATAAACCCGCTGTCTGGCAATAGAAACATCAATCCAAACGTTTCGATATTTCGATAAAATTGGATAAGATACTTTTTCAGAAGACTTCCGCCAATTTACAGTTCTCATTTTAGAATCGGCCGAAGTTTTTTTCTTTTTGTCTTTAGATTTCTTATCTTTAGACTTTAATAAACTAAGTCGATTTTTAGAATATTCTTGATTAGTCTTGTATCCAACTGCAAATGAAAGAGCTAAAAACAAGAAAAGATAAATAAAAATTTTTTTTCTTTGTTTTTTTAACATCAGGTCTAAGTCTATTACAGTGTTTCTAAATCAATATAAAAATTATTAAAATTGTAGCAAGGAATTAAAAACACAAGTTTTGCCATCCATAAAAGCTTGAAATAAAATTTTTTATTTAAATTCGATCTCTGCTCTAGTCACGTTCATTTTTTTTTGACAACAATTTTTGGTTAATCTCTTTGACATCACGATTTATTTGGCTTTTAACAATTAACCAAACAACCATATAAATCAAAACGAATCCAAACGAACCATTAATTAAAGTTACATGTATACCGTTGATGTAGGCAAAAATAAAAACAGCAAAAGCGGTTAAAAAGAAATGAATTATAAGTTGAGCAAGAAAACTCAAGCGTTCGTCTATCTCGAAAATCATTGAAAATAAACCAATAAAAGCACCAAGCAGAAGAACGCTAAAAATCTCAAGTTTGGAATTGGAAAGTGTTTTTGAAAAAAGTTCTGAAACAAGATAGATTGATGAACTAAAGGCAATTCCAATCAGAATACATCTAATAATTTTCCTTGTAAGATTCATATTTATAATCCCAACCTCTCTTTTAAATTGATTAGATATCTTCGACTAACATTAATTTTTTTATCATTTTTCATAATTGCCGTCATGTTTCCAGAAAAACCGGCCTCTAAAGACTGAAGATAGTTAATATTAATAACCGTTCCACGAGCTATTTGGACGAATTGATGATCAAGTTTTTCCAAAGTTTTATAAAGCCGGCCTCGAGTCGAGTAAGTTGTTTCCCCGGATAAAAATCTGAGCTCGTCTCCATAAACTTCGATTGCAATCAAAGAATCCTGATTAATAAATTTAATTGCATTACCAACATTGATCGAAATTATCTTGTCAAAGCGTTTATATTCTTTTATATAATCAATTAATCGATTAACGTTATCCGAATAATCTTGCGCGGTAATCTGCACAATGACTTCATCTTCCGATAATTTGTTGTTCGATAAGAACGAAATCTTCAAGCCTTTTTCTCCAGTCTTAATTGCTAATTATTATAACCTTCTATCTTTTCGAAGATGGTTTTCAAGAAATGACTTGAAAGCAACAATCAAAAGAGCGGTAAATAGTGCAATGATCAAGACAGCAAATTCTTGGGCACTCGACGTCATTGTTTTCCATTGATAGCCTATTCCTAATTGTTTTTTAAAATCAATTAGTTCGTTGGCAGATAAATGTTTAAAAGAGGAACTCAATTGATTATTCATTAAAAGACGTCTATATAGCGATGCCGAATAAGCTCCTGGATAAAATTTAATCAGAGTTTGCGCAAAAGCCGGCAAAGATCCAATTGGAATATAAATTCCAGAAAAGAAGCCGGATGCCGTGCCAATGATCGAAGAAACAGTTGAAAGTGTCGTCACTTTTTTAATAAACGCAACGATTAATAAACTAATTGCCGAAGCACTAAAAGAATTAATAATTGACAAACCCAGCAAAGGCAAGAAAACATTTGTTTCTATATTAATATCATCTGAATAGGCAAAATATCCCCACGCAGTAAAGAAAACAATTATTTGCATAATAATTCCGATTATGACCGCACTCAGAAAATACCCTAGTTGAATTAAAAAAGGTTTGACAGGAGTAATCAAAAAATCCTGAAATTGTCGCTGCTCACGATCTTTCACCAATCGATTTATACCTGCCAGAGTTGTTGCTGTTGCTGTTACAGAAAGCATTCCGCCCATCAGCCAAGGATCAAGGACCCTGGATGTATTTGGAACTTGAGACCAATTTTTAAGCATTCCATTTTTCAAAAAAACAATATACAAGCCTAAAACAAGCAAGGAACTCAAAATAGAAAAGAAAAGGCCTGATCGATCTCTAAAATAAAGTGTTAAATTTCGTTTCATTAATGAAAACATTAGCGGATTTCCTTTCCTGTCAACGATATGAAGACATCATCAATTGTTCCCTGACGAAATTCAAAACGATCAACTTGTTTTGAATATTTCGACAACAAAGAAATTGCTTCTTGAGAACTATTAATATCGATAATTAAAGTCCCCTCCGATTCATGCAATTTGATTCCAAGCGGCAAATTTTTTTTAATAAAATTACTATCGCCTTTAATAGTCAAAACATTTTTTGTATATTTTTGCTTTAATTGGTCGGATGTTCCATGAGCAATCAAATGACCATGATCGATAATATAAACATCATCCGCTTGATCAGCTTCTTCTAAATAATGAGTGGTAAGAAAAATTGTCAAATTTTCATTTTTTTGCATAAGCGATAGGGTCTTCCAAATCAAGGTTCGGGTCTGAATATCCAAGCCGGTTGTCGGCTCGTCAAGGAATAAAATTTTAGGTCGATTAAGCAGTGCTCTGGCAATATCAACCCGGCGTTTTTGTCCACCCGATAAGGCACCATAACGCTGATCTTGAAATTCTTGGGCCTGAACAATTCCAATTACTTCATCAACTCTATTTTTGGGTAATCGGCGATATAATCTCAGCCGGGAAAATAAATTTTCCTTGACTGTCAATTCTTGATCAAGAACACTTTCTTGAAAAACAATCCCAATATTTTTCCGAATTTCTTCTGGGTTCGCTTTTCCATCAACTAGAATTTTCCCTTTGCTGGGTCTTAAAATAGTTGTTAACATTTTAATCGTTGTCGATTTTCCAGCTCCATTGGGGCCCAAAAAAGCAACTAAAGATCCCGCTTTAATATTTATATCGATGTTGTCAACTGCTATTTTTTTATCATAAATTTTCGTTAGCTTAGTTGCATTTAAAATTGCTGTCATTTGTTACCTCGTTTTTAAGTTATTCAACGTAAAAACAGTTTATCTAAAAAAAGCTTCTTCAAATGGCGAATATAGATAAGCGGCAACAATAAAATGACAAGTGGTAAGAATTATTATATTAAAATCCAAATAACAGGCCGAATAAATTATGGCCAAAAAATAGGACGGTATTTTATTATGTATTAAAAAGCAGGCTAGCTTAAGCTGGCCTGCTCTGATAAGTGTCAGTCATTTTGAAGTGACGCAGTTGCACGAATTGATTCTTTGACGGATTCGGTTGTATGTTGACGCCACCAAGAAGAAAGAACCGAACCGGAAACATTATGCCAGATAGAGAAAACTGTCGATGGAATAGCAGCTGCCGGTACAAAATATTTCATAGCTAAAGTTGCACCAAGACTTGAATCCTGCATTCCAACTTCGAAAGTAATCGCCTTCCGTTGTGGCTGACGCAAACGAATCAAGTGACCAAACAAGTAGCCAAGAGCATAACCACTCAAATTATGAAGCATAACTACCGGAATAACTAAAGCAGTTTGAGCAGTAAATAAATCGTCATGGTTGGCTGCAAATACTGCCCCGATAATAGCGAGAATTGATAGCTGTGAAATAAACGGTAAAAGCATATTGGCTTTGGCAGTTTGTTTGCCCAAGAACGTATGAACGACGACGCCCAAGACAATCGGAATAACAACAATCTTCAAGGTACTCAGAAATAATTGTGCGGTCGGTATAGCAACGTAACGACCAGCATAAAATTGCAACATCAATGGCAGCATAATTGGTGCTAATAATGTCGAAAGAGCTTCGATCGAAACGTCCAAAGCAACATCCCCTTTTGCCAAGTAAGCCATAACACTTGACGAAGTACCGCTGGGACAAGATCCGACCAAGATAACACCAACGGCGGTCGAACCTGTTAAGTGGAATATTTGACACAGCAAGAAGGCAATAAATGGCATGATGGCGTAATGAGCAACAGTTCCAAGAATAACCGGAACCGGGCGTTTCAAGATTCTGGAAAAATCATCTTTACTCAAAGTTAAGCCCATTCCAAACAATATAATCCCTAAGAGGTAGGGAGTATTAGGCGCAATCCATAAACTTGTTTTTGGTAAAAAGTAATTAACCGCTGCCCATAAGATGACAAGTAGCGTAAACCATTTACTCATCCAGTTACCAATTTTAGATACAGTTTTCATAAGTTTTTCTCCAATTAAATTCAATCCTTTGAAATAATTTGTTTTCTATGATTCATAAAAAATTTTTAAAACAATTCGTCGTAGCCTTTCATGACTCCGCCAGTATTGGCTGAAGTCACAAGTGCTTGATAACGAACCAAGTAACCTGTCCGAACTTTTGGTTCAAATTTGGGAAGATGTTTACGACGTTCTGTTAGTTCTTCATCCGAAACTTCAACTGAAATATCATGGTTCTTTAAATCGATCGAAATTGTGTCGCCATCGTTAATTAAAGCAATATTGCCACCCTCAGCAGCTTCAGGAGAGATATGGCCTACAGCGATGCCTCGAGTAGCACCCGAAAAACGACCATCAGTGATTAGACCGACTTCACGACCCAAACCACGTCCAACAATGCTGGAAGTCGGGTTTAACATTTCCGGCATACCAGGACCGCCTTTAGGACCTTCAAAACGGATAACAACAACGTGACCAGGCCGGACTTCACCGGAATCAATTCCATGAACGGCCTCATCATGAGAGTTGTAACAAATTGCCTTACCGACGAATTTACCTTTGTCACGAATATTGGGATCGACGCCACCAACTTTAATAACAGCTCCGTCTTGAGCGAGATTGCCATGAAGAACAGACAAGCCACCAACATTCGAATAGGCCTTATCAACGGTATGAATAACTTCCGGATTTTTTGTTTTTGCACCAGCAACATTTTCACGCAATGTTTTTCCAGTAACGGTCATTCGATCGGGATGTAAAATACCGCCTTTTTCAATCAATTCGTTTAAAATGGCTGGGATACCTCCAGCAGTATGAACGTCTTGCATTGTCCAGTGAGAAGATGGAGCAATTTTTGCTAAGTATGGTACCTTTTGGCTAATCTTGTTAATATCATCCAAATTATAATTAATGCCAGCTTCATGAGCAATTGCCAATCCATGAAGAATTGTATTAGTTGAACCACCCATTGCCATATCAAGAGCATAGGCATCATCAAATGCTTCTTTGGTTAATAAGTCACGCGGTTTAATATTATTCTTTACCATATACATGACTTGTTTTGCGGCTTTACGAACCAGTTCTTTTCGTTCGTCGGAATCTGCTAATGCTGTTCCGTTGTACGGAAGAGCAACTCCTAAAGCTTCCATTAGACAATTCATTGAATTAGCAGTGAACATACCGGCACATGATCCGCAACCCGGACAGGCATTTTTTTCATACTCCAAGAGATTTTCCTTGGAAAGCTTGCCGCTCTTGAAAGCACCAACGGCTTCAAACATAGTTGATAAAGTAGTTGCACGGCCCTTTGGATCAATACCGGCCCTCATTGGGCCGCCAGAAACGAAAACTGATGGGACATTCGTTCTGGCGGCAGCCATCAACATGCCAGGGGTAATTTTGTCACAATTCGGCATGAATAAAGCGCCATCAAACCAATGAGCATTGATTACCGTTTCTGCTGAATCAGCGATGATTTCCCGGCTCGGAAGCGAATAGCGCATTCCAACATGGCCCATGGCTATCCCATCATCAACACCGATTGTGTTAAATTCAAACGGAATTCCACCAGCTTCACGAATGGCCTCTTTAGCAATATCTGCTAAAGCTCGTAAACGGATATGGCCGGGAACAATTTCGATATAAGAATTACAGATTGCAATAAATGGTTTTTTCATATCCTGTTCGTTTTTTACTTGGCCAGTCGCATAAAGCAAGCTCTTCGATGGCGCTTCATCAACACCAACTTTGATCTTGTCAGATCGTTTGTGGATACCTTCTCCTTCTGCATTAAAATCAAGTGTATTCGCCATTAAATATCGTCCTCTCTAATATGTATCGATGCGTCCAGCACCAAAATTTAATTCTCGACTTATGAAATAAAATAAAAAAAGCCAAGAACTGTATAAAACAGCCCTTGGCTTAAATCAACCAACGCTGCCCGTCAAGTTATAGACGGGCTCATCACAAATCAACCCGTCTAGCTAATAATAATGACGGGAACAATAATTTGTAACGATAAAACATTGGTTTTTTTCATTATTGGTATTTCCTTTCTCCTGTCTGAGAATTGCATTTAGCTTACTATAATTATTCTTACTTGTAAACAGCAATTAGCTAGAATCGAAAAATTTTATTGCACTTGTTAGCATTTTTGATCGCCAAACGTTAATTCATACAACCAAATAACAACAAACGATCGCCTTAATAAATCAAACAGATTTTTTTCTATGAGACATTTAATATTATTGTGAATTAATTTTCACCTAAACGACAAAATAAACAAATCGAAAATAGAGTCGAAAGAGCAACTAAATAAAAATAATAATATTTATAAAATCAGCAGTCAATATTTTTTTAAATCAAAAAGCGAACGAACTAAAAAACCAAAAGTGAAGCCAACGATCACATTAGTAGCCGCGAAAGCAAAGACTTTCTTGACTGGTAATTTTGTTTCAATAGTTAAAGCGTGATGAAACATATCATGGTCTTGCGCATTCCTATCTTTCATATAAATTACCACCTTTATTATTTACTATATTTTTAAGTATCATAAAAAAATAGTTATTAAAAAACAGCCCCATCAACAGTGGCAGATCATATGGTTTGAACATAATCACTAAGACTGTTTAACATTTGTAAACACTAACTTTAAAGCGATAAGCTTTGATGTTTCATGCCACTAAATGTTGGTGGAAGCTGCTTTCCGGATTCCCGAGACCTCGTTCCCCTCTCAGGAAACACCTCTGATGAAATGAATCATCAGCTTTGATCTCGTTTGAACCCTATCTATATTATATCAGCTTTCACAAGAAATTGAAAGCGCTTTCTAAATAAATGAAGATCAAATAAAAAGCGATATTGATATTTATGACAGACGAGTTTCTGCTTGATAATTAATTGGCAACCATCGCAAAACATTTTCTATATATTTGCTCCAGTAGTACCATTCATGATCACCGGGATTAGTTTCGTAAACAATGTCATAGCCCAATTTGCGTAGATGAGGAACCGCCGTTTTATTTGAATTATAAAGAAAATCCTGTTGACCTATCCAAGCATAAAGCTTAGGCAGTTCAATACCGGTATCAGATTGGCGACGGGCTAGTTCAAAAATATCATTTTCCGAGCCGGAAAATTTATTAAGGTCACCAAAAATTCCTCTCCAATAAGCCGGCTTTTCCATATCCAGAAAACCAGGATAACTTAGATCAGATATCAAAGTGCCGGATAAAGAGGCCGCATAACCGAAATAATCGCTTGCGAAAGCTAATTTAAAAGCGCCGTAACCACCCATCGACATGCCAGCAACAAAATGTTTTTTTCTTTTAGCCGAAATTTGTGGAAATAAGCTGGCAACTTTTTGAGGAAGCTCCTGAGCTATTGCGTCAAAATAATTCATGCCATAATTGGTATTTGTATACCAAGCTAAATCGGTTGTAGGCATAATAACTGCCAATTTTGTTTGCCTAAGCAAACGTTCGATGTCGCTTTTCCTTTGCCAATCAAAATGATTACCAGACATACCATGTAATAAATAAAGTACCGGTAAGTCTTTCAAATTGTCATTTGTCCAATTTGGATTATGATCGGATT of the Oenococcus sp. UCMA 16435 genome contains:
- a CDS encoding L,D-transpeptidase, whose amino-acid sequence is MLKKQRKKIFIYLFLFLALSFAVGYKTNQEYSKNRLSLLKSKDKKSKDKKKKTSADSKMRTVNWRKSSEKVSYPILSKYRNVWIDVSIARQRVYIKSGSRILYEMYCSTGIDNSTPTGTYKIQKERGTFFYNVASKEGAHYWVSWKDNGVYLFHTVPTDKNGKYVVSQAKELGKKPGSHGCIRLSIPDAKWIYKNISEGTKVVVHGTFKA
- a CDS encoding LytTR family transcriptional regulator, translated to MKISFLSNNKLSEDEVIVQITAQDYSDNVNRLIDYIKEYKRFDKIISINVGNAIKFINQDSLIAIEVYGDELRFLSGETTYSTRGRLYKTLEKLDHQFVQIARGTVININYLQSLEAGFSGNMTAIMKNDKKINVSRRYLINLKERLGL
- a CDS encoding DUF3021 domain-containing protein; this translates as MNLTRKIIRCILIGIAFSSSIYLVSELFSKTLSNSKLEIFSVLLLGAFIGLFSMIFEIDERLSFLAQLIIHFFLTAFAVFIFAYINGIHVTLINGSFGFVLIYMVVWLIVKSQINRDVKEINQKLLSKKNERD
- a CDS encoding bile acid:sodium symporter family protein, which translates into the protein MKTVSKIGNWMSKWFTLLVILWAAVNYFLPKTSLWIAPNTPYLLGIILFGMGLTLSKDDFSRILKRPVPVILGTVAHYAIMPFIAFLLCQIFHLTGSTAVGVILVGSCPSGTSSSVMAYLAKGDVALDVSIEALSTLLAPIMLPLMLQFYAGRYVAIPTAQLFLSTLKIVVIPIVLGVVVHTFLGKQTAKANMLLPFISQLSILAIIGAVFAANHDDLFTAQTALVIPVVMLHNLSGYALGYLFGHLIRLRQPQRKAITFEVGMQDSSLGATLAMKYFVPAAAIPSTVFSIWHNVSGSVLSSWWRQHTTESVKESIRATASLQND
- a CDS encoding ABC transporter ATP-binding protein, with product MTAILNATKLTKIYDKKIAVDNIDINIKAGSLVAFLGPNGAGKSTTIKMLTTILRPSKGKILVDGKANPEEIRKNIGIVFQESVLDQELTVKENLFSRLRLYRRLPKNRVDEVIGIVQAQEFQDQRYGALSGGQKRRVDIARALLNRPKILFLDEPTTGLDIQTRTLIWKTLSLMQKNENLTIFLTTHYLEEADQADDVYIIDHGHLIAHGTSDQLKQKYTKNVLTIKGDSNFIKKNLPLGIKLHESEGTLIIDINSSQEAISLLSKYSKQVDRFEFRQGTIDDVFISLTGKEIR
- a CDS encoding esterase family protein; protein product: MAFLEVNYYSRILGMNQAMNVILPEESDHNPNWTNDNLKDLPVLYLLHGMSGNHFDWQRKSDIERLLRQTKLAVIMPTTDLAWYTNTNYGMNYFDAIAQELPQKVASLFPQISAKRKKHFVAGMSMGGYGAFKLAFASDYFGYAASLSGTLISDLSYPGFLDMEKPAYWRGIFGDLNKFSGSENDIFELARRQSDTGIELPKLYAWIGQQDFLYNSNKTAVPHLRKLGYDIVYETNPGDHEWYYWSKYIENVLRWLPINYQAETRLS
- the ilvD gene encoding dihydroxy-acid dehydratase — protein: MANTLDFNAEGEGIHKRSDKIKVGVDEAPSKSLLYATGQVKNEQDMKKPFIAICNSYIEIVPGHIRLRALADIAKEAIREAGGIPFEFNTIGVDDGIAMGHVGMRYSLPSREIIADSAETVINAHWFDGALFMPNCDKITPGMLMAAARTNVPSVFVSGGPMRAGIDPKGRATTLSTMFEAVGAFKSGKLSKENLLEYEKNACPGCGSCAGMFTANSMNCLMEALGVALPYNGTALADSDERKELVRKAAKQVMYMVKNNIKPRDLLTKEAFDDAYALDMAMGGSTNTILHGLAIAHEAGINYNLDDINKISQKVPYLAKIAPSSHWTMQDVHTAGGIPAILNELIEKGGILHPDRMTVTGKTLRENVAGAKTKNPEVIHTVDKAYSNVGGLSVLHGNLAQDGAVIKVGGVDPNIRDKGKFVGKAICYNSHDEAVHGIDSGEVRPGHVVVIRFEGPKGGPGMPEMLNPTSSIVGRGLGREVGLITDGRFSGATRGIAVGHISPEAAEGGNIALINDGDTISIDLKNHDISVEVSDEELTERRKHLPKFEPKVRTGYLVRYQALVTSANTGGVMKGYDELF
- a CDS encoding ABC transporter permease, coding for MFSLMKRNLTLYFRDRSGLFFSILSSLLVLGLYIVFLKNGMLKNWSQVPNTSRVLDPWLMGGMLSVTATATTLAGINRLVKDREQRQFQDFLITPVKPFLIQLGYFLSAVIIGIIMQIIVFFTAWGYFAYSDDINIETNVFLPLLGLSIINSFSASAISLLIVAFIKKVTTLSTVSSIIGTASGFFSGIYIPIGSLPAFAQTLIKFYPGAYSASLYRRLLMNNQLSSSFKHLSANELIDFKKQLGIGYQWKTMTSSAQEFAVLIIALFTALLIVAFKSFLENHLRKDRRL